In Alteromonas naphthalenivorans, one DNA window encodes the following:
- the rplO gene encoding 50S ribosomal protein L15: MRLNTIAPAPGAKHSGKRTGRGIGSGLGKTGGAGHKGQKSRSGGRVKPGFEGGQMPLQRRLPKFGFTSRKSFVTDEVTLAEIAKVDGDTASLETLKAAGLVKKEIQFVKVIKSGEVSRAVTVSGLKVTKGAKEAIEAAGGKVEE, translated from the coding sequence ATGCGTTTAAATACTATTGCTCCTGCTCCAGGAGCTAAACATTCTGGTAAGCGTACTGGTCGTGGTATCGGTTCAGGTCTAGGTAAAACAGGTGGCGCAGGTCACAAAGGTCAAAAAAGCCGTTCAGGTGGCCGTGTTAAGCCAGGATTTGAAGGTGGTCAGATGCCACTTCAGCGTCGTCTTCCTAAATTCGGTTTCACATCACGTAAGAGCTTCGTTACTGACGAAGTAACTCTTGCAGAAATCGCAAAGGTTGATGGTGATACAGCATCTCTAGAAACTTTAAAAGCAGCTGGTCTTGTGAAAAAAGAGATTCAGTTCGTTAAAGTTATCAAGAGCGGTGAAGTATCACGCGCTGTTACAGTAAGCGGTTTAAAGGTTACTAAAGGCGCTAAAGAAGCGATTGAAGCTGCTGGCGGTAAAGTAGAGGAATAA
- the rpmD gene encoding 50S ribosomal protein L30 translates to MATIKVKQTKSAIGRLPKHRATLKGLGLRKINHVRELEDTPSVRGMIHRVNYMVEIVEE, encoded by the coding sequence ATGGCAACGATTAAAGTAAAGCAAACTAAAAGTGCGATTGGCCGTCTGCCAAAGCACAGAGCTACGCTTAAAGGTTTAGGCCTTCGTAAAATCAACCATGTTCGTGAACTGGAAGATACGCCAAGTGTACGCGGCATGATTCACCGTGTTAATTACATGGTCGAAATAGTCGAGGAGTAA
- the rpsE gene encoding 30S ribosomal protein S5 produces the protein MAKQEVQNGELLEKLIAVNRVSKVVKGGRIFSFTALTVVGDGNGRVGFGYGKAREVPAAIQKAMEKARRNMVDVDLNGHTLQHPIKGRHSGSKVYMQPASEGTGIIAGGAMRAVLEVAGVQNVLSKCYGSTNPINVVRATINALTEMNSPAKVAAKRGLSVSEILG, from the coding sequence ATGGCTAAACAAGAAGTTCAGAACGGTGAACTATTAGAGAAATTGATTGCTGTTAACCGCGTATCTAAAGTGGTTAAAGGTGGTCGTATCTTTAGTTTTACTGCATTGACAGTAGTGGGTGACGGTAATGGTCGCGTAGGTTTCGGTTATGGTAAAGCACGTGAAGTGCCTGCTGCAATCCAGAAAGCTATGGAAAAGGCACGTCGCAACATGGTTGACGTTGACCTTAACGGCCACACGTTACAGCACCCAATTAAAGGTCGTCACTCTGGCTCTAAAGTCTACATGCAACCAGCATCAGAAGGTACCGGTATCATCGCCGGCGGTGCAATGCGTGCAGTACTTGAAGTAGCTGGTGTACAGAACGTACTTTCAAAATGTTACGGTTCTACGAACCCAATCAACGTTGTTCGTGCAACAATCAACGCGCTGACAGAGATGAATTCTCCAGCGAAAGTTGCTGCGAAACGTGGATTGTCTGTATCAGAAATTTTGGGGTAA
- the rplR gene encoding 50S ribosomal protein L18, whose product MDKKTARIRRATRARAKIRELAAHRLVINRTPRHIYAQLIAPSGSEVLAAASTVDKELAKDLKSTGNAEAAAIVGKAIAERAKEKGIEKVAFDRSGFKYHGRVKALADAAREAGLQF is encoded by the coding sequence ATGGATAAGAAAACAGCTCGCATTCGTCGCGCTACACGCGCACGAGCAAAAATTCGTGAACTGGCCGCGCATCGCTTGGTAATTAACCGTACACCTCGCCACATCTATGCTCAGTTAATCGCTCCTAGCGGTTCTGAAGTATTAGCAGCGGCTTCTACTGTAGATAAAGAACTTGCAAAAGATCTTAAGTCAACAGGTAACGCTGAAGCAGCGGCGATAGTCGGTAAAGCAATTGCAGAACGCGCTAAAGAGAAAGGCATTGAAAAAGTGGCTTTCGATCGTAGTGGTTTTAAATACCACGGTCGCGTTAAGGCATTAGCTGATGCAGCTCGCGAAGCTGGCCTTCAGTTCTAG
- the rplF gene encoding 50S ribosomal protein L6, with product MSRVAKAPVDLVSGVDISIAGQEITAKGSKGTLTRVFNDAVEVVQEENQLKALPREGFADAWAQAGTVRSLLNAMVQGVSQGFEKKLQLNGVGYRAQAQGSKLNLTLGFSHPVVYEMPEGITVETPTQTEIVVKGADKQVVGQVAANIRAYRPPEPYKGKGVRYADEHVRRKEAKKK from the coding sequence ATGTCACGAGTAGCAAAAGCCCCAGTAGACTTGGTTTCAGGTGTAGATATTTCTATCGCTGGCCAAGAAATTACCGCAAAAGGTAGTAAAGGCACTTTGACCCGCGTTTTTAACGACGCTGTAGAAGTTGTACAAGAAGAGAACCAATTGAAAGCACTTCCTCGCGAAGGTTTCGCTGACGCTTGGGCACAGGCTGGTACTGTACGCTCTCTTCTTAACGCAATGGTTCAAGGTGTTTCACAAGGTTTTGAGAAAAAGCTTCAGTTAAATGGTGTTGGTTACCGTGCGCAAGCACAAGGTAGCAAACTAAACCTGACGCTTGGTTTCTCTCACCCAGTAGTATACGAGATGCCTGAAGGCATTACCGTTGAAACGCCTACGCAAACTGAAATCGTCGTGAAAGGCGCCGATAAGCAGGTTGTAGGACAGGTTGCGGCGAACATTCGCGCTTACCGTCCACCAGAGCCTTACAAAGGCAAAGGTGTACGTTACGCTGACGAACATGTACGTCGTAAAGAAGCTAAGAAAAAGTAG
- the rpsH gene encoding 30S ribosomal protein S8 produces the protein MSMQDPIADMFTRIRNGQMAEKVSVVMPSSKLRVAICEVLKSEGYITDFAASGDVKPVLEVTLKYFEGKQVIDTIERVSRPGLRIYKKKDELPKVMGGLGVAIVSTSKGVMTDRAARNAGMGGEIIGYVA, from the coding sequence ATGAGCATGCAAGATCCTATCGCGGATATGTTTACCCGCATCCGTAACGGCCAAATGGCAGAGAAAGTTTCTGTAGTTATGCCTTCTTCTAAACTTCGCGTAGCAATTTGTGAAGTATTAAAGTCTGAAGGTTATATTACTGACTTCGCTGCATCTGGTGACGTTAAGCCTGTTTTAGAAGTTACGCTTAAGTACTTCGAAGGCAAGCAAGTAATTGACACTATTGAGCGTGTAAGCCGCCCAGGTCTGCGAATCTATAAGAAAAAAGATGAGCTTCCTAAAGTAATGGGTGGATTGGGTGTCGCGATCGTGTCGACTTCTAAAGGTGTGATGACTGACCGTGCAGCGCGTAACGCTGGCATGGGCGGTGAGATCATCGGTTATGTAGCATAA
- the rpsN gene encoding 30S ribosomal protein S14, which yields MAKESMKAREVKRAKLVAKYAEKRAALKATISDVNVSEEERWDAVLKLQQLPRDSSSSRQRNRCRVTGRPHGYLRKFGLSRIKLREAAMRGEVPGLKKASW from the coding sequence ATGGCAAAAGAATCAATGAAGGCCCGTGAAGTAAAGCGCGCTAAGCTAGTAGCTAAGTACGCAGAAAAACGTGCCGCACTTAAAGCGACTATCAGCGATGTTAACGTATCTGAAGAAGAGCGTTGGGACGCTGTTCTTAAGCTACAACAACTGCCACGTGACTCAAGTTCTTCACGTCAGCGTAATCGCTGCCGCGTAACTGGTCGTCCACATGGTTACCTTCGCAAATTCGGTCTTAGCCGTATCAAACTGCGTGAAGCAGCGATGCGCGGCGAAGTCCCTGGCCTTAAAAAAGCCAGCTGGTAA
- the rplE gene encoding 50S ribosomal protein L5 — protein MAKLHDFYKETVVAELAKQFGYKSVMQVPRIEKITLNMGLGEAIADKKVLENAQADMAAIAGQKPIVTVARRSVAGFKIREGYPIGCKVTLRGERMWEFLERLISIAIPRVRDFRGLNPKSFDGRGNYSMGVREQIIFPEIDFDKVDKVRGMDITITTSADSNEEARALLDAFNFPFKK, from the coding sequence ATGGCGAAACTGCATGATTTCTATAAAGAAACAGTAGTAGCTGAACTTGCTAAGCAGTTCGGGTACAAAAGCGTCATGCAAGTCCCTCGGATTGAAAAAATCACTCTAAACATGGGTTTAGGTGAAGCAATTGCTGACAAGAAGGTGCTTGAAAATGCTCAAGCTGACATGGCGGCTATCGCCGGTCAGAAGCCGATTGTTACAGTTGCTAGAAGATCAGTAGCGGGCTTTAAAATCCGTGAAGGTTATCCGATTGGCTGTAAAGTAACCTTACGCGGCGAGCGTATGTGGGAATTCCTTGAGCGTTTGATTTCAATCGCTATCCCACGTGTTCGCGACTTCCGTGGTTTGAACCCTAAGTCATTCGACGGTCGTGGTAACTACAGCATGGGCGTGCGTGAGCAAATCATTTTCCCTGAAATCGATTTCGATAAAGTGGATAAAGTTCGTGGTATGGATATTACTATCACTACCAGTGCGGACTCAAATGAAGAAGCACGTGCTCTGCTGGACGCGTTCAACTTCCCATTTAAAAAGTAG
- the rplX gene encoding 50S ribosomal protein L24 produces MANKIRRDDEVVVLAGKDKGKQGKVLKVLIADNRVIIEGVNLIKKHTKPNPQLGVAGGIVEKEASIHVSNVAIVNPATGKADRVGFRFEDEKKVRFFKSNGELV; encoded by the coding sequence ATGGCTAATAAAATTCGTCGTGATGATGAAGTAGTCGTATTAGCGGGTAAAGACAAAGGCAAACAAGGCAAAGTCCTTAAAGTGCTTATTGCTGATAACCGTGTAATTATAGAAGGTGTTAATCTTATCAAGAAGCACACTAAGCCAAACCCACAATTGGGTGTAGCTGGTGGAATTGTTGAGAAAGAAGCTTCTATTCACGTTTCTAATGTTGCGATTGTTAACCCGGCAACGGGCAAAGCAGATCGCGTTGGTTTCCGTTTCGAAGATGAGAAGAAAGTTCGTTTCTTCAAATCTAACGGCGAACTTGTTTAA
- the rplN gene encoding 50S ribosomal protein L14, giving the protein MIQMQTNLDVADNSGARRVQCIKVLGGSHRRYAGIGDIIKVTVKEAIPRGKVKKGDVLNAVVVRTRKGVRRADGSSIRFDGNAAVLLNANKQPIGTRIFGPVTRELRSENFMKIISLAPEVL; this is encoded by the coding sequence ATGATCCAAATGCAAACTAACCTGGACGTTGCAGACAACAGCGGCGCTCGCAGGGTTCAGTGTATTAAGGTTCTTGGTGGCTCGCATCGCCGTTATGCAGGTATCGGTGACATCATCAAAGTTACTGTGAAGGAAGCAATTCCTCGCGGTAAAGTTAAAAAAGGTGACGTACTGAATGCAGTGGTGGTGCGTACTAGAAAAGGCGTTCGTCGTGCAGATGGTTCATCCATTCGTTTTGACGGCAACGCAGCTGTTTTGCTTAACGCAAACAAGCAACCAATTGGTACGCGTATCTTTGGACCGGTAACCCGTGAGTTGAGAAGTGAAAACTTCATGAAAATCATCTCATTGGCCCCAGAGGTACTATAA
- a CDS encoding PAS domain-containing hybrid sensor histidine kinase/response regulator has translation MSVIKDLHKITTDGGLSFSEKVARLLEIGTEVLGLETGIVSFVQNGTYTVVQAISPLNEIVSGAEFPLSDTYCADTVNANGIVAYNDIDVMPGNSHPCYALYTLKSYLATPIHVNAALYGTLNFSSITSKSDSFTALDYDYLLLLADWIGAEVAREQALSEIISQKNALEEQNALLNQITELAGVGTWELDVETGALKWSASLKRMLQMSEKQDITPSHALNFIANKKVRNVYESKMEEIAINGNDWAYEFEVITDGGEKRWLESRAHPIMKNGTCLKIIGATRDITERFNTTQSLKQKTAIAEQALKARSEFLANMSHEIRTPIHGVQGMLETLCSTSLNEKQKEYTHVAMRSAESLLNIVNDILDFSKIDSGHMTYDVEPVNFKELIEQQIPMFRRLADKKGIEFITETAAVSDTLFLADSLRLSQILMNLMNNAVKFTDKGSIKISTRCTKYGAGRFRVKLIVTDTGIGISDEQQKVIFSPFLQAEESTQRRFGGTGLGLAIVNNIVEHYDGNVEVSSAIGEGARFIVTMTLDCANAGVMKEKAIAANKVTPLCKRVLSESRVLVVEDNEINQIVIKEQLKEIGVSVELANNGALGLAKVTSAIARKKPYDLIFMDCHMPVMDGLAATKEIRALGETVPIIALTANALSGEKEKCLRAGMDDFISKPVGVSRLGDCINYHLSYKQEKLKDPA, from the coding sequence ATGAGTGTAATTAAAGATCTTCACAAAATTACTACCGATGGCGGGTTATCCTTCAGCGAAAAAGTGGCCCGTTTGCTAGAGATTGGCACTGAGGTATTAGGCCTTGAAACCGGCATTGTTAGCTTTGTGCAAAATGGCACCTACACGGTGGTGCAGGCCATTTCACCGTTGAATGAAATTGTAAGCGGCGCTGAGTTTCCATTGTCTGATACGTATTGCGCTGATACCGTGAACGCAAATGGAATCGTGGCCTATAACGACATTGACGTAATGCCAGGCAACAGCCACCCGTGTTACGCCCTCTACACATTAAAAAGCTACTTAGCTACTCCTATACATGTGAATGCAGCGCTATATGGCACACTCAACTTCTCTTCTATTACGTCGAAGAGCGACAGTTTCACCGCCTTAGATTATGACTATTTACTGCTGCTTGCCGACTGGATAGGGGCAGAGGTGGCACGTGAACAAGCGTTGAGTGAAATCATTTCTCAGAAAAATGCCTTAGAAGAACAAAACGCGCTTTTAAACCAGATTACTGAATTGGCGGGTGTTGGCACGTGGGAGCTTGATGTAGAAACAGGTGCACTCAAATGGTCTGCGTCTTTGAAGCGCATGTTACAAATGAGCGAAAAGCAAGACATCACCCCATCCCACGCACTTAACTTTATAGCGAATAAAAAAGTACGGAATGTTTACGAATCTAAAATGGAAGAAATTGCCATAAACGGCAATGATTGGGCTTACGAGTTTGAAGTTATTACCGATGGTGGTGAAAAACGGTGGTTGGAGAGTCGTGCACACCCCATTATGAAAAATGGAACCTGCCTTAAAATTATCGGCGCAACTCGAGATATAACTGAGCGATTTAACACCACCCAATCTTTGAAACAAAAAACCGCGATCGCAGAGCAAGCCCTTAAAGCGCGAAGTGAGTTCCTAGCAAACATGAGCCATGAAATACGAACCCCAATTCATGGTGTGCAAGGCATGCTCGAGACCCTTTGCAGTACATCGCTTAATGAAAAGCAAAAAGAGTATACCCATGTAGCTATGCGAAGCGCAGAATCCTTGCTCAATATTGTGAATGATATTTTAGATTTTTCAAAAATTGATTCAGGGCATATGACCTATGATGTTGAGCCTGTTAATTTTAAAGAGTTAATTGAGCAACAAATACCTATGTTTAGGCGTTTAGCCGATAAAAAAGGGATTGAATTTATCACCGAAACGGCGGCGGTTTCAGATACGTTATTTCTCGCTGATTCGTTAAGATTAAGTCAGATACTGATGAACCTTATGAACAACGCGGTGAAGTTCACTGATAAAGGTTCAATTAAAATTAGTACGCGATGTACCAAGTATGGTGCAGGGCGCTTTAGGGTTAAGCTAATTGTTACCGATACGGGTATTGGTATTAGTGATGAGCAGCAAAAAGTCATCTTTTCGCCATTCCTTCAGGCCGAAGAGTCGACACAGCGACGCTTTGGCGGTACAGGTTTAGGCTTAGCCATTGTGAATAATATTGTTGAGCATTATGACGGCAACGTAGAAGTGTCTAGCGCGATAGGGGAAGGGGCTCGATTTATCGTTACCATGACCCTAGATTGTGCAAATGCCGGTGTAATGAAAGAAAAAGCTATCGCAGCAAACAAGGTCACACCGCTTTGCAAAAGAGTGCTGTCAGAATCGCGCGTGTTAGTGGTTGAAGATAACGAAATAAATCAGATAGTCATTAAAGAGCAATTAAAAGAAATTGGTGTGTCGGTAGAGCTCGCCAATAATGGTGCGTTAGGCCTCGCTAAGGTAACAAGTGCTATTGCGCGGAAAAAGCCATACGACCTTATCTTTATGGATTGCCACATGCCAGTGATGGACGGATTAGCTGCCACGAAAGAAATTAGAGCGCTAGGTGAAACCGTTCCTATCATTGCACTTACTGCCAACGCGCTGAGTGGCGAAAAGGAAAAGTGTTTGCGAGCAGGAATGGATGACTTCATATCAAAACCTGTAGGCGTTTCGCGGTTAGGAGACTGTATTAACTATCACTTGTCTTATAAACAGGAGAAGTTAAAAGATCCTGCTTGA
- a CDS encoding DUF4397 domain-containing protein has product MQFQFPAWLRNVAIGLVAISGLAACGGSDSSSDYSYAYIQFYNASPNGANVEMREVDGDSFGSAQFGDTTAMYSMDNGEIELEFIRTDSDDQEVLIDTYTVNLKNGDKRLIVMSGDFDSPIISDYSYTRETLEDHFRLFALSVTIDEGSYDFYLAESGDPFEAANFLGTVTASEMIEFDYWDPDDDSDYFDEDEYTIYLTEPGSTEVLFESQTIDFAYETEYLLTMRDVSGAIQSGLVVDTILNSSSVTALTDVEADSQYRIYNSTNITTALDVTFGGNTDEEDVAFSLDAGELSEFTEIGYGDYRVTVTDTSGEATTLSNKLITLNQGESKAILIYEKAGALGAVTFVESGLPQAYDKTVNFINLVEDFDDVDFYLVRNDETIDTAEYDLQNLEFGETDSEVLPSDYYEIIAVYEDDNEEQILLDRTALFGFNEEENYIVTVEPADTATGYEINILY; this is encoded by the coding sequence ATGCAATTTCAATTTCCGGCTTGGTTACGAAACGTAGCTATCGGTCTGGTGGCAATATCAGGGTTAGCTGCTTGTGGTGGCTCTGACAGCAGCTCCGATTACTCGTATGCTTATATACAATTCTATAATGCTTCGCCAAATGGTGCGAATGTAGAAATGCGAGAAGTCGATGGAGATAGCTTTGGCTCTGCGCAATTTGGTGATACTACTGCGATGTACTCAATGGACAACGGTGAAATTGAACTTGAGTTCATTCGCACCGACTCAGATGACCAAGAAGTACTTATTGATACTTACACCGTTAACCTTAAAAATGGTGACAAGCGTCTTATCGTAATGAGTGGTGATTTTGATTCACCCATTATCAGCGATTACAGCTATACCCGTGAAACGCTAGAAGATCACTTTAGGTTATTCGCATTGTCTGTAACCATTGATGAAGGTTCTTACGACTTCTATTTAGCCGAGTCTGGCGACCCGTTTGAAGCGGCAAACTTCTTAGGTACGGTAACGGCCTCTGAAATGATTGAGTTTGACTACTGGGATCCAGATGATGACAGCGACTACTTTGATGAAGATGAGTACACCATTTATCTAACAGAGCCAGGAAGTACTGAAGTTCTATTTGAATCACAGACAATAGACTTTGCATACGAAACTGAATACCTACTCACCATGCGTGATGTAAGTGGCGCAATTCAATCAGGTTTGGTTGTAGACACTATTTTGAATTCATCATCAGTGACGGCGTTAACCGATGTTGAAGCAGACTCACAGTACCGTATTTATAACTCGACAAATATTACCACTGCACTTGATGTGACTTTTGGTGGCAACACCGACGAAGAGGATGTTGCATTTTCACTGGATGCCGGGGAATTATCTGAATTCACTGAAATTGGGTATGGCGATTACCGCGTAACAGTAACGGATACCTCTGGTGAAGCCACAACGCTAAGTAATAAGCTTATCACCTTGAACCAAGGTGAAAGTAAAGCAATTCTAATCTACGAAAAAGCGGGCGCACTTGGCGCGGTAACATTCGTAGAAAGTGGACTGCCTCAAGCGTACGATAAAACAGTGAACTTCATTAATCTTGTTGAAGACTTTGATGATGTGGATTTCTACCTAGTACGTAACGATGAAACTATCGATACTGCAGAATACGACCTACAAAATTTAGAGTTTGGCGAGACTGACAGTGAAGTATTACCGTCTGATTACTACGAAATCATTGCCGTTTACGAAGATGATAACGAAGAGCAGATTCTGCTAGACCGTACAGCTCTATTCGGATTTAACGAAGAAGAGAACTATATTGTTACGGTAGAACCCGCAGATACCGCAACTGGCTATGAAATTAACATTTTGTATTAA
- a CDS encoding S8 family serine peptidase, giving the protein MKHTSISAIALAVSVGLVSHAATAAMTKNTTATNTTNAPVKVEEQKASLQSLLGKRLVLKGESAQEEQRYIIKFKETLTTDVISNASSSKSGSAETVQATKSIVKRPFEVQSARSEIQKVGGEVRKELGKHRMMAASLSRSALNKLRNNANVESIEVDVKRTPMAQTTPYGYTMVQANQLSQADTTARRVCVIDTGYNLGHPDLPGTNNGVTGQANNSAVGNWYNDGNGHGTHVAGTIAAYDNSEGVVGVYPGVNLHIVKIFNDNGDWTYASDLIDAISQCQSAGANVVNMSLGGGSASTTEQNAMQSFTDDGLLLVAAAGNAGTSAKSYPASYDAVMSVAAVDSNENRASYSQYNDQVEIAAPGSAVYSTYPTDTYASLSGTSMATPHVAGGAALVWSYFPQCSNTQIRNALTSAAEDKGANGRDNLYGFGLMQLEDAYSYLNTNGCGGSGGSDPGTDPTVEPVSGQLTGLSASRSNWNRYTWTIPEGVTTMTVQTSGGSGDADLYMKFGSQPETSDFDCRPYENGNNEVCTFQAPAAGTWHIGIRAYTTYSGVTLSYSYE; this is encoded by the coding sequence ATGAAACACACAAGTATATCAGCCATCGCCCTTGCAGTTTCTGTAGGGTTGGTAAGTCACGCTGCAACTGCAGCAATGACTAAAAACACGACAGCAACGAACACAACTAATGCACCAGTAAAAGTGGAAGAGCAAAAAGCATCGCTTCAATCTTTACTCGGTAAACGACTAGTTTTAAAGGGCGAGTCTGCACAAGAAGAACAGCGCTATATTATAAAATTCAAAGAAACATTAACGACAGATGTTATTAGCAATGCCAGTAGCAGTAAATCTGGCTCGGCTGAAACAGTTCAAGCCACAAAATCTATTGTGAAGCGACCTTTTGAAGTGCAATCAGCCCGCAGTGAAATACAAAAGGTGGGGGGAGAGGTTCGTAAAGAGCTTGGAAAACATCGCATGATGGCGGCGTCTTTAAGCCGAAGTGCCCTCAACAAACTGCGTAACAACGCAAATGTAGAAAGTATTGAAGTAGATGTAAAGCGCACACCTATGGCGCAAACCACGCCTTACGGTTACACAATGGTACAAGCTAATCAGCTGTCGCAAGCAGATACTACCGCTCGGCGAGTATGTGTTATCGACACGGGATACAACCTAGGGCATCCAGACTTACCTGGCACTAACAACGGCGTAACCGGTCAGGCGAATAATAGTGCCGTGGGGAATTGGTATAATGATGGTAACGGTCATGGTACGCATGTGGCGGGCACCATTGCCGCTTATGATAATAGCGAAGGGGTTGTTGGTGTTTACCCAGGCGTGAATTTGCATATCGTTAAGATATTCAATGACAATGGTGATTGGACCTACGCCTCTGATCTTATTGATGCCATTTCACAGTGTCAAAGTGCCGGGGCTAACGTGGTAAACATGAGTTTAGGTGGAGGCAGCGCGTCTACAACCGAGCAAAACGCCATGCAAAGCTTTACCGACGATGGCTTGTTGCTAGTAGCTGCTGCAGGTAATGCAGGTACGAGCGCGAAGTCATATCCTGCTTCGTACGATGCAGTCATGTCGGTTGCCGCTGTTGATTCAAATGAAAATAGAGCAAGCTACAGTCAGTACAATGACCAAGTTGAAATAGCCGCACCGGGTAGTGCCGTTTATTCAACATACCCTACAGACACGTATGCGTCTTTAAGTGGAACTTCAATGGCTACCCCTCACGTAGCAGGTGGCGCGGCCTTAGTATGGAGTTACTTCCCTCAGTGCTCAAACACGCAGATAAGAAATGCGTTAACATCAGCGGCCGAAGACAAGGGAGCAAATGGGCGAGACAACTTGTATGGTTTTGGCCTGATGCAACTTGAGGATGCCTACAGTTACCTGAATACCAATGGTTGCGGCGGCAGTGGCGGTTCAGATCCCGGTACCGACCCAACTGTTGAGCCGGTTTCAGGCCAACTAACTGGGCTATCGGCATCCCGAAGTAATTGGAATCGCTATACCTGGACCATTCCTGAAGGTGTGACGACTATGACGGTACAAACGTCTGGCGGTAGTGGCGATGCCGATTTGTATATGAAATTTGGGTCACAACCCGAAACCAGTGACTTTGATTGCCGTCCTTACGAGAATGGTAATAACGAAGTGTGTACGTTCCAAGCACCAGCAGCGGGTACCTGGCACATCGGAATTCGTGCTTACACAACTTACAGTGGCGTAACGTTATCGTATTCCTATGAATAA
- the rlmB gene encoding 23S rRNA (guanosine(2251)-2'-O)-methyltransferase RlmB, whose product MAQQEWLYGLHAMQSVLEQEPERVMEVMVLKGRNDERLTNIVNQARRFGISVQFCQRKALDDKVNGEQHQGVVARAKPARVMDEADLDRILDKESKPLLLVLDGITDPHNLGACLRTADGAGVHAVVVPKDKSASLNGTVRKVACGAAEVIPLIQVTNLARTLKHLQDKGLWIVGTAGETDKTLYDIKLDGPTALVMGAEGKGMRRLTKETCDELVKLPMAGSVSSLNVSVATGVCLYEIVRQRG is encoded by the coding sequence ATGGCACAGCAAGAATGGTTATATGGTTTACATGCAATGCAGTCGGTTCTAGAGCAAGAACCAGAGCGTGTAATGGAAGTAATGGTATTGAAAGGCCGTAATGATGAGCGTTTGACTAACATTGTTAATCAAGCACGTCGATTCGGTATATCAGTACAGTTTTGTCAGCGCAAAGCACTAGATGATAAAGTTAACGGTGAACAGCACCAAGGCGTAGTAGCCAGAGCGAAACCCGCTCGTGTTATGGATGAAGCTGACCTAGATAGAATTTTAGATAAAGAAAGTAAGCCTTTATTGTTAGTACTTGACGGTATAACCGACCCGCATAACCTAGGCGCTTGTTTGCGTACAGCTGATGGTGCTGGTGTGCATGCGGTTGTTGTACCTAAAGATAAATCGGCAAGCCTTAATGGCACTGTGCGCAAAGTCGCGTGCGGCGCAGCGGAAGTGATTCCACTTATTCAAGTGACTAACTTGGCGCGTACATTAAAGCATCTGCAAGACAAAGGTTTATGGATTGTGGGCACGGCGGGCGAAACCGACAAAACCCTTTACGATATAAAACTAGATGGCCCAACCGCATTAGTAATGGGCGCTGAAGGTAAAGGCATGCGCAGGTTAACTAAAGAAACCTGCGATGAGTTAGTGAAGCTACCTATGGCAGGTAGTGTAAGTAGCCTTAATGTATCGGTAGCCACTGGTGTTTGCTTGTACGAGATAGTGCGACAACGTGGCTAA